Proteins from one Nyctibius grandis isolate bNycGra1 chromosome 2, bNycGra1.pri, whole genome shotgun sequence genomic window:
- the NHS gene encoding actin remodeling regulator NHS: protein MPFAKRTVEPQRLCRRQPAASVLEESWGAEPPPPPPRDPLPEEPGPAGEGTEAAGGGEREAAAVLMVLDLCSVSNVALSRILRQLSDVARHACTLFQEVEADIQGTHRRVRALHGRIAGLQGAVRGLDPKQEAVPVSNLDAESKLSVYYRAPWHQQRNIFLPSTRPPCVEELHHHAKQHLRALRREHRSRGDNREQKVQGPITVVAPPFPLFPAICSQKRQAIKNRHLLPFKSTRSPSPIECCHMTPWSRKSHPPEDEDTDVMLGQRPKNPIHNIPSTLDKQTNWSKALPLPTPEEKMKQDAQVISSCIIPINVTGVGFDREASIRCSLVHSQSVLQRRRKLRRRKTISGIPRRVQQEIDSDESPVARERNVIVHTNPDFTGSGSRRSGTRDSECQTEEILIAAPSRRRIRTQRGQSVVASLSHSTGNILVLADNGDAVFAAAVSNRIRSRSLPREGARASEGHQDAATKSAGYEAECFLDSQERILKNGKEVLSKQGSQEHQPIGLTCPQHLHSPEHSISERGRSRLSRMADSGSCEISSNSDTFGSPIHSISTAGVLLSSHMDQKDDHQSSSGNWSGSSSTCPSQTSETIPPAASPPLTGSSHCDSELSLNTAPNANEDSSVFITEQFGDHADKVRGHRASSFTSTVADLLDDPNNSNTSDSEWNYLHHHHDASCRQDFSPERPKADSLGCPSFTSMATYDSFLEKTPSDKADTSSHFSVDTEGYYTSMHFDCGLKGNKSYICNYAATGSESGQTGSVTSSLADCTWQECVSHRRQGRQSISLKKPKAKPAPPKRSSSLRKSEGSTDLPDKKEPKIGGGQHVSHTAREMKLSLEFSNTPSRVEGPNLPAKQELPWANQDDSGLKDTPFDTADIPSFKDEGAEQPHYADLWLLNDLKSSDPYRSLSNSSTATGTTVIECIKSPESSESQTSQSGSRATTPSLPSVDNEFKLASPEKLAGLASPSSGYSSQSETPTSSFPTAFFSGPLSPGGSKRKPKVPERKSSLQQPLSKDSTTSVSKDLELPIIPPTHLDLSALHNVLSKPFAHRHQLHAFSHSKQSTVGEALHPSPPSALAITPSVLKSVHLRAVNKPEGGKQKGSTPDLLCIQETTLMATDVSPGKMRPLLAKKPVSRQYSTEEAIMSYIDASPVEGGPAKPPLEKSSSFSGQNSCEREAVTSASVGLVESKPGKDQTHLAAERLLESALNQTCGISAQDRFQNGSAVLTGDDEAKKPSQGAETEHDLQQVQAQRELSAGSEGRLEAGPMGESPGQAEGAAISNQLKHQPNVSHHVPGNISYEAEMAALNSLGEASCKQENDIASGIPTKSASDDGRADETVGSADEPSLKESSPSDESIVSPLSEELQADAEDVFVSPNKPRTTEDLFAVIHRSKRKVLGRKDSGDLSVRNRLRASSGTSSQPPASSTLPASNVPPAGSVGTPISSQRSPGLIYRNAKKSNTSNEEFKLLLLKKGSRSDSSYRMSATEILKSPILPKSPGELMADASQSLEESPPAVSPDALSPLSPCSPRVNAEGFSSKSFPMSASSRVGRSRAPPAASSSRYSVRCRLYNTPMQAISEGETENSDGSPHDDRSSQSST, encoded by the exons CTGTCTCCAACCTGGATGCAGAGAGCAAACTGAGTGTCTATTACCGAGCACCTTGGCATCAGCAAAGAAAcatcttcctcccctccaccaGACCGCCTTGCGTGGAGGAGCTGCACCACCACGCCAAGCAGCACCTGCGAGCCTTGCGCAGAG AACATCGAAGCCGAGGTGATAACAGAGAGCAAAAAGTCCAAGGCCCCATCACTGTGGTGGCTCccccctttcctctcttccctgcaaTCTGCAGTCAAAAGAGGCAAGCGATAAAGAACCGGCACTTGCTACCA TTTAAGAGCACCCGTTCACCCTCCCCAATTGAGTGTTGCCACATGACCCCCTGGAGTAGAAAG TCCCATCCACCAGAGGACGAAGATACAGATGTCATGTTAGGGCAGAGGCCGAAAAATCCAATACATAATATCCCTTCTACACTGGATAAACAAACCAATTGGAGTAAAGCACTACCTCTCCCAactccagaggagaaaatgaaacaagatgCCCAAGTGATTTCTTCTTGCATTATCCCCATCAATGTCACTG GAGTTGGTTTTGACAGAGAGGCTAGTATACGCTGCTCTCTTGTTCATTCACAATCTGTACTACAGCGGAGACGAAAgttgaggaggaggaaaaccaTCTCTGGCATCCCCAGAAGAGTGCAACAAGAAATAG ATTCAGACGAGTCGCCGGTGGCGAGAGAGCGCAATGTGATTGTGCACACAAACCCAGACTTCACCGGCTCCGGCAGCAGGAGGTCAGGGACCCGGGACTCAGAGTGCCAGACGGAAGAAATCCTGATAGCCGCTCCCTCCCGGCGGCGGATCCGCACCCAGAGGGGACAGAGCGTCGTCgcctccctctcccactccacTGGCAACATCTTGGTGCTGGCGGACAATGGCGATGCCGTCTTCGCTGCCGCTGTCAGCAACCGCATCCGCTCGCGTAGCCTTCCTCGCGAGGGCGCCCGGGCCAGCGAGGGCCATCAGGATGCCGCCACCAAGAGTGCAGGGTATGAAGCGGAATGCTTCCTAGACAGCCAGGAGAGGATCCTGAAAAACGGGAAGGAGGTCCTGAGCAAGCAGGGTTCACAAGAGCACCAGCCCATTGGTTTAACTTGTCCTCAGCACCTGCACAGCCCCGAACACAGCATCAGTGAGAGAGGGAGGTCGCGGCTGTCAAGGATGGCCGATTCGGGCAGCTGTGAGATTTCGTCCAACTCAGACACCTTTGGGAGCCCCATTCACTCTATCTCTACAGCAGGAGTCCTGCTCAGCAGCCACATGGACCAGAAAGATGACCACCAGTCCTCCAGTGGCAACTGGAGTGGGAGCAGCTCCACATGCCCCTCCCAGACATCCGAAACCattcctcctgctgcctctcctccGCTGACGGGCTCTTCGCACTGTGACTCCGAACTGTCACTCAACACCGCTCCCAATGCCAACGAGGACTCCAGCGTCTTCATCACAGAGCAGTTTGGTGACCACGCAGACAAGGTCAGGGGCCACAGGGCAAGCTCCTTCACCTCCACTGTGGCAGATTTACTGGATGACCCCAACAACAGCAACACAAGCGACAGCGAGTGGAACTACCTGCACCATCACCATGATGCCTCCTGTCGCCAGGACTTCAGCCCCGAGCGCCCAAAGGCAGACAGCTTGGGATGCCCCAGCTTCACCAGCATGGCCACCTATGACAGCTTCCTCGAAAAGACCCCCTCTGACAAGGCAGACACGAGCTCACACTTTTCTGTGGATACCGAAGGATACTATACCTCCATGCACTTTGACTGCGGTCTCAAGGGTAATAAAAGCTATATTTGCAACTATGCAGCCACGGGCTCTGAGAGCGGCCAGACTGGGAGTGTGACCTCCAGCCTGGCTGACTGCACCTGGCAGGAGTGTGTGAGCCACAGGAGGCAGGGACGGCAGAGCATCTCGCTGAAGAAACCAAAGGCAAAGCCAGCCCCACCAAAACGCAGCTCATCTTTGAGGAAATCGGAGGGCAGCACCGACCTTCCTGACAAGAAAGAACCAAAGATCGGTGGCGGACAGCACGTCTCTCACACCGCCAGGGAGATGAAGCTGTCCCTTGAATTTTCAAACACACCTTCCCGAGTGGAAGGCCCCAACCTGCCGGCCAAGCAGGAGCTCCCTTGGGCAAACCAGGATGACAGCGGGTTAAAGGACACTCCGTTTGACACTGCCGACATCCCCTCCTTTAAAGACGAAGGTGCTGAACAACCTCACTATGCAGACCTCTGGCTTCTGAATGACTTGAAATCCAGCGATCCTTACAGGTCCTTGTCCAATTCGAGCACCGCTACGGGTACTACAGTCATAGAGTGCATCAAGTCACCGGAGAGCTCCGAATCTCAAACGTCCCAGTCCGGGTCACGAGCCACcaccccatccctcccctccgTCGATAATGAGTTTAAGCTGGCCTCCCCCGAGAAGCTGGCAGGGTTAGCCTCTCCCTCCAGTGGGTACTCCAGCCAGTCAGAGACACCCACCTCTTCTTTTCCGACTGCTTTCTTTTCGGGACCCTTGTCTCCAGGGGGGAGCAAGAGGAAGCCGAAAGTACCGGAGAGGAAGTCGTCGCTGCAGCAGCCGCTCTCGAAAGACAGCACCACCTCGGTGAGTAAAGACCTCGAACTTCCCATTATACCTCCTACTCACCTCGACCTAAGTGCTCTTCACAACGTCTTGAGCAAGCCGTTCGCTCACAGGCACCAGCTGCATGCCTTCAGCCACAGCAAGCAAAGCACGGTCGGGGAAGCCCTGCATCCCAGCCCTCCCTCTGCCCTCGCCATCACGCCCTCCGTTCTCAAGTCTGTCCACCTCCGCGCGGTCAACAAGCCTGAAGGAGGGAAACAGAAAGGCAGTACCCCAGACCTGCTCTGCATACAGGAGACAACCTTGATGGCGACCGACGTTTCTCCAGGCAAAATGAGGCCACTCTTAGCTAAGAAACCAGTATCACGCCAGTACTCCACGGAGGAGGCCATAATGTCATACATTGATGCTTCCCCAGTAGAAGGGGGCCCCGCAAAGCCACCTTTAGAGAAAAGCTCCTCTTTCAGTGGGCAGAATAGCTGTGAGCGAGAAGCTGTAACTTCAGCAAGCGTGGGTCTGGTTGAAAGCAAACCTGGGAAGGACCAAACACACCTGGCTGCTGAGCGCTTGCTGGAAAGCGCTCTGAATCAGACGTGTGGCATCTCCGCACAGGACAGGTTTCAGAATGGCTCAGCTGTCCTCACAGGTGATGACGAAGCAAAGAAACCCAGCCAGGGAGCAGAAACAGAGCATGACCTTCAGCAAGTTCAGGCTCAGCGAGAGCTCTCcgcaggcagcgaggggaggCTGGAAGCTGGGCCTATGGGCGAAAGCCCAGGTCAGGCTGAGGGAGCGGCCATCAGCAATCAGCTTAAGCACCAACCCAATGTAAGCCACCATGTGCCTGGGAATATCAGCTACGAAGCGGAGATGGCAGCACTGAATTCACTCGGCGAAGCGAGTTGCAAGCAGGAAAATGATATCGCATCAGGTATCCCAACCAAAAGTGCCTCTGATGACGGCAGGGCGGACGAGACGGTGGGCAGCGCGGATGAGCCTTCGCTGAAAG AGTCTTCTCCAAGTGACGAGTCCATCGTGTCTCCGCTAAGTGAGGAGCTGCAGGCTGACGCTGAGGATGTCTTTGTGTCTCCAAACAAACCCCGCACTACCGAGGATCTGTTTGCAGTCATTCACAG ATCAAAAAGGAAAGTTCTCGGGAGAAAGGATTCTGGAGACCTTTCCGTAAGAAACAGATTGAGAGCTTCATCTGGGACTAGCAGCCAGCCCCCGGCCAGCAGCACGCTGCCCGCCAGCAATGTGCCACCAGCCGGCAGCGTGGGCACTCCCATAAGCAGTCAGAGGTCCCCCGGGCTCATATACAGGAATGCCAAAAAGTCCAACACATCCAATGAAGAGTTTAAACTACTGCTCCTTAAAAAGGGCAGCCGATCCGATTCCAGCTACAGGATGTCTGCCacagaaattctgaaaagtCCTATTTTGCCCAAGTCTCCTGGAGAGCTGATGGCAGATGCCTCTCAAAGCCTAGAGGAGTCTCCCCCCGCGGTGAGCCCCGATGCGTTGTCCCCGCTCTCCCCTTGCTCCCCCAGGGTCAACGCGGAAGGATTCTCCTCCAAGAGCTTTCCCATGTCAGCGTCTTCAAGAGTGGGGCGCTCCCGGGCGCCGCcggcagccagcagcagccggTACAGCGTGCGCTGCCGGCTGTACAACACGCCGATGCAGGCCATCTCCGAAGGAGAGACGGAAAACTCGGACGGCAGCCCCCATGACGATCGGTCTTCTCAGAGCTCAACGTAG